The following are encoded together in the Diabrotica undecimpunctata isolate CICGRU chromosome 7, icDiaUnde3, whole genome shotgun sequence genome:
- the LOC140446241 gene encoding myrosinase 1-like, translating into MNKEMWFICVVFSTSLATSINVSKFPKDFMFGTSTASYQIEGAWNEDGKGENIWDKVTHRVPSPVIDNSTGDIACDSYHKYKEDVAMLKYLGVTHYRFSLSWSRILPTGFNNKINSLGIAYYKNLIKELRANNIEPLVTIFHWDTPQPLENLGGWTNELITDRYADYAKVVFENFGDHVKYWLTFNEPKQTCNGGYGNMQRAPLVDSPGIGEYLCTHNVLKAHAKAWHLYDKQFRTTQKGKVGITMDTVWLEPDTNSSKDVDASERGQQFVHGWYARPLTLGDYPEIMKKVIAERSTLQGFSQSRLPQFTKDEITYLKGTLDYLGLNYYTTFMVRDSNDEKIDDISYEADANINAYQKEEWPKSTTPWLRVVPWGLRKILNWIKITYGDIPILITENGVSDDGSSTEDDTRVDYYQQHLSSLKDAMDDGVNVFGFTAWSLMDNYEWLQGYSEHFGLYRVDFSSSNRTRTPKKSAKYLKNVIQYRCVLGNSTCDK; encoded by the exons ATGAACAAAGAAATGTGGTTCATATGCGTTGTGTTCTCAACAAg TTTGGCGACATCAATAAATGTATCCAAATTCCCAAAAGATTTTATGTTCGGTACGTCAACAGCATCCTACCAAATCGAAGGTGCATGGAACGAAGATGGTAAGGGAGAAAATATTTGGGACAAAGTAACTCACCGGGTGCCATCACCAGTTATCGATAACTCAACCGGAGATATAGCTTGCGATTCCTATCACAAATATAAAGAGGATGTGGCTATGCTTAAATATTTGGGAGTCACCCATTATAGATTTTCATTGTCTTGGTCCAGGATTTTACCCACAG gttttaataacaaaataaactccCTTGGAATCGCTTATTACAAAAACCTGATCAAGGAACTTAGAGCCAACAACATCGAGCCTTTAGTAACTATATTCCATTGGGATACTCCCCAACCGTTGGAAAACTTAGGGGGGTGGACCAACGAACTAATAACTGACAGATACGCAGATTACGCCAAGGTAGTATTTGAAAATTTCGGTGATCATGTTAAATATTGGTTGACATTCAATGAACCGAAGCAAACCTGCAACGGAGGTTATGGTAACATGCAAAGAGCACCTCTTGTTGATTCACCTGGTATTGGGGAATACCTTTGTACCCATAACGTTCTTAAAGCTCACGCGAAAGCGTGGCATTTGTATGACAAACAGTTTCGTACTACACAAAAAG GAAAAGTTGGGATAACTATGGATACCGTATGGTTAGAGCCAGACACTAATAGTTCTAAAGACGTAGATGCTTCAGAACGAGGACAACAGTTTGTA cATGGATGGTATGCCAGACCGTTAACATTGGGCGACTATCCAGAAATAATGAAGAAAGTAATCGCAGAAAGAAGCACACTTCAAGGTTTTAGCCAATCGCGTCTTCCACAATTCACTAAGGATGAAATCACGTATTTGAAAGGTACACTTGACTATTTGGGGCTGAATTATTATACCACGTTTATGGTACGAGATTCTAATGATGAAAAAATAGACGATATATCTTATGAAGCAGATGCAAATATAAACGCTTATCAAAAAGAAGAATGGCCGAAATCTACCACGCCATGGTTAAGG GTAGTTCCTTGGGGATTAAGAAAAATCTTGAACTGGATCAAGATCACATATGGTGACATCCCAATATTAATAACCGAAAACGGTGTATCAGACGATGGTTCGTCTACAGAAGATGATACAAGAGTTGACTATTACCAG CAACACTTGAGCAGTTTGAAAGATGCGATGGATGATGGAGTAAATGTTTTCGGTTTCACAGCGTGGAGTTTGATGGATAATTATGAATGGTTACAAGGTTACTC ggAACACTTTGGGCTGTACCGCGTAGATTTTTCAAGCTCGAATCGAACAAGAACGCCAAAGAAATCTGCAAAGTACTTAAAAAATGTGATACAATACAGATGTGTTTTAGGAAACTCTAcatgtgataaataa
- the LOC140445186 gene encoding myrosinase 1-like, translating into MITKEVWLLLIVLSTSLATTINVSKFPKEFMFGTATASYQVEGAWNEDGKGENIWDEVTHRVPSPIVDNSTGDVACDSYHKYKEDVAMLKLMGVTHYRFSLSWSRILPTGFNNKINPLGIAYYKNLLKELRANNIEPLVTIFHWDTPQPLENLGGWTNELIIDRFVDYAKVVFENFGEDVTYWLTFNEPKQTCNGGYGNQQKAPLVDSPGIGEYLCAHNVLKAHAKAWHLYDEQFRSTQQGKVGITVDTAWIEPDSNSTKDIDAAERAQQFSHGWYARPVTLGDYPEVMKKVVAERSALQGFSQSRLPQFTQDEIEYLKGTVDYLGLNYYTTVMALDADDKRIDVISYDADAEVDTYQKDEWPKSSSSWLRVVPWGLRKTLNWIKNTYGDIPIIITENGISDDGSSLEDDIRVDYYQQHLSSVKDAMDDGVNVFGFTAWSLMDNFEWLRGYSEYFGIYHVDFASPDRTRTPKKSVEYFKNVIQYGCVLGNSTCDN; encoded by the exons ATGATCACTAAAGAGGTGTGGCTTCTACTCATTGTGTTGTCAACTAG TTTGGCGACAACAATCAATGTATCCAAATTCCCAAAAGAATTTATGTTTGGTACGGCGACTGCCTCCTACCAAGTCGAAGGTGCCTGGAACGAAGATGGTAAAGGAGAAAATATCTGGGACGAAGTAACTCACAGAGTACCATCACCAATTGTCGATAACTCAACAGGAGATGTAGCTTGCGACTCGTATCACAAATATAAAGAGGACGTGGCTATGCTTAAACTTATGGGAGTCACCCATTATAGATTTTCGTTGTCCTGGTCCAGGATTTTACCCACGG gTTTTAACAACAAAATCAACCCCCTTGGAATCGCTTATTACAAAAACCTTCTCAAGGAACTTAGAGCAAACAACATCGAACCTTTAGTAACTATATTCCATTGGGATACACCTCAACCATTAGAAAATTTGGGTGGATGGACCAACGAGCTAATAATTGATAGATTTGTAGATTACGCCAAAGTGGTATTTGAAAATTTCGGTGAAGATGTTACATATTGGTTAACATTTAATGAACCGAAACAAACCTGCAATGGAGGCTACGGTAACCAGCAAAAGGCACCTCTAGTTGATTCACCTGGTATTGGGGAATACCTTTGTGCCCACAACGTCCTCAAGGCTCATGCAAAAGCGTGGCATTTGTATGACGAACAGTTTCGTAGTACACAACAAG GAAAGGTTGGAATTACTGTAGATACAGCTTGGATAGAGCCAGACAGTAACAGTACTAAAGATATAGATGCTGCAGAACGAGCGCAACAATTTAGT caTGGATGGTATGCGAGACCTGTAACATTGGGAGACTATCCAGAAGTAATGAAGAAAGTAGTCGCAGAAAGAAGTGCTCTTCAAGGCTTCAGCCAATCGCGTCTTCCACAATTCACTCAAGATGAGATCGAGTATTTGAAAGGTACCGTTGATTATTTGGGACTAAATTATTATACCACGGTTATGGCACTAGATGCTGATGATAAACGAATAGACGTTATTTCTTATGACGCAGATGCGGAAGTTGACACTTATCAAAAAGATGAATGGCCTAAATCGTCCTCATCATGGTTAAGA GTCGTCCCTTGGGGACTCAGAAAAACGTTAAACTGGATCAAGAACACATATGGCGATATCCCAATAATAATAACTGAAAACGGTATATCAGACGATGGTTCTTCTCTAGAAGATGATATAAGGGTTGACTATTATCAG CAACACTTGAGCAGTGTGAAAGATGCGATGGATGATGGAGTAAATGTTTTCGGATTCACAGCATGGAGTTTGATGGATAATTTCGAATGGTTACGTGGATATTC ggAGTATTTCGGGATATACCACGTAGATTTTGCAAGCCCAGATCGAACAAGAACACCAAAGAAATCcgtggaatattttaaaaatgtgatACAATATGGATGTGTTTTAGGAAATTCCACATgtgataattaa